One window from the genome of Xenorhabdus bovienii SS-2004 encodes:
- the menB gene encoding 1,4-dihydroxy-2-naphthoyl-CoA synthase yields the protein MLYPNEEKLYAPIEWQDCSQGFNDILYHKSVDGIAKITINRPQVRNAFRPLTVKEMIQALADARYDDEVGTIILTGMGEKAFCAGGDQKIRGDYGGYQDDNGMHHLNVLDFQRQIRTCPKPVVAMVAGYSIGGGHVLHLMCDLTIAADNAIFGQTGPKVGSFDGGWGASYMARIVGQKKAREIWFLCRQYDARQALDMGLVNTVVPYADLEKEAVRWCREMLENSPMALRCLKAALNADCDGQSGLQELAGNATMLFYMTEEGQEGRNAFNEKRPPDFSRFKRNP from the coding sequence ATGCTTTATCCCAATGAAGAAAAATTGTACGCGCCCATTGAATGGCAAGATTGCTCCCAAGGGTTTAACGATATTCTCTACCATAAATCTGTAGATGGCATTGCCAAGATTACTATCAATCGCCCGCAGGTGCGTAATGCGTTCCGTCCCCTGACAGTAAAAGAGATGATTCAGGCGCTGGCAGATGCCCGTTACGATGATGAAGTTGGTACGATTATCCTGACGGGAATGGGGGAAAAGGCATTTTGTGCAGGGGGTGATCAAAAGATCCGTGGCGATTATGGTGGTTATCAAGATGATAACGGCATGCATCATTTGAATGTGCTGGATTTTCAGCGTCAAATTCGAACCTGTCCGAAACCGGTTGTTGCTATGGTAGCGGGTTATTCCATTGGTGGCGGGCATGTGTTGCATTTGATGTGTGATCTGACCATTGCAGCAGATAACGCGATTTTTGGTCAGACGGGCCCGAAAGTAGGGTCATTTGACGGCGGATGGGGCGCATCTTATATGGCGCGTATCGTTGGGCAGAAAAAAGCCCGTGAAATCTGGTTCCTCTGTCGTCAATATGATGCCCGGCAAGCGTTGGATATGGGGCTGGTTAACACGGTTGTGCCTTATGCGGATTTGGAAAAAGAGGCCGTGCGCTGGTGTCGTGAAATGCTGGAAAACAGCCCAATGGCATTGCGTTGCCTGAAAGCTGCACTGAATGCGGATTGCGATGGGCAGTCGGGTTTGCAGGAGCTGGCGGGGAATGCCACCATGTTGTTCTATATGACCGAAGAAGGGCAGGAAGGACGCAATGCGTTCAACGAAAAACGCCCCCCTGATTTCAGTAGATTCAAGCGTAATCCATAA
- the menH gene encoding 2-succinyl-6-hydroxy-2,4-cyclohexadiene-1-carboxylate synthase — protein sequence MLARVTETGGCIVKLASQVFHSDKPGTWLVWLHGLLGCGDEWLPLVNACSQYASLVIDLPGHGHSTDITVAGGFAEMNDLLNETLFKHQIHDYWLIGYSLGGRIAMYHATYGKHEGLRGVLVEGGNPGLFSQQERDARLQHDQCWVRRFREESMETVLADWYQQPVFADLSSEQREQLIHCRSQNRGSRIADMLESTSLGHQPWLVPALQHITTHFAYLCGENDEKFQNIAKQYTLPLKTIPQVGHNAHNGNPAAFAAEVNHFLSLFG from the coding sequence ATGCTTGCAAGAGTTACGGAAACAGGTGGCTGCATTGTGAAACTCGCCAGTCAGGTATTTCATTCGGATAAGCCGGGAACATGGTTGGTTTGGCTGCATGGCTTGTTGGGATGTGGTGATGAATGGCTACCCTTGGTGAATGCTTGTAGTCAGTATGCCTCGCTGGTCATTGACCTGCCCGGCCACGGTCACTCGACCGATATTACTGTGGCAGGGGGATTCGCTGAGATGAACGATCTCCTGAATGAAACCTTATTCAAACATCAGATCCATGACTATTGGCTGATTGGCTACTCACTGGGTGGCCGTATTGCTATGTACCATGCGACTTACGGCAAACATGAAGGGTTACGGGGCGTGCTGGTGGAAGGCGGAAATCCCGGGCTGTTTTCTCAACAGGAGCGTGATGCGAGATTGCAGCATGATCAGTGTTGGGTGCGGCGTTTTCGTGAGGAATCAATGGAGACGGTTCTTGCCGATTGGTATCAACAGCCCGTTTTTGCCGATTTATCATCGGAGCAGCGTGAGCAACTTATCCATTGCCGTAGCCAAAACAGGGGAAGCCGGATTGCCGATATGTTGGAAAGTACTTCACTGGGGCATCAACCGTGGCTGGTTCCTGCTCTGCAACACATAACCACACATTTTGCCTACTTATGTGGGGAAAATGATGAGAAATTTCAGAATATTGCGAAGCAATATACATTGCCGTTAAAAACCATCCCACAGGTTGGGCATAACGCCCATAATGGCAATCCTGCGGCGTTTGCCGCCGAAGTGAACCATTTTTTATCACTTTTTGGTTAA
- the menE gene encoding o-succinylbenzoate--CoA ligase, producing MSLAEWTQWPWHHWAMLYPEKQAVRLHEETLSWRQLAEKINAIAAHFHQQGLWESSSVILRGKNSADLLLCYLSALQCGARVLPLNPQLPEPLLAELLPHLNMTFVIDFTDPPSSAIQAIKLDWQPELSVIPEQWVPWDIHRPASMILTSGTSGLPKAAVHSIGAHLASAQGLLSCMDFQPNDSWLFSLPLFHVSGQGILWRWLLKGAELVLRDLNPLDRALSGCTHASLVPTQLWRLLEQSFEHALTLKAVLLGGAMIPTELTQQAEQLGIHCWCGYGLTEMASTVCAKRADSLSGVGNPLPGKDIRLVDEDIQIRADSIALGYWLDGKLNPLADTDGWFSTRDRGIFEQGELRILGRLDNQFFSGGEGIQPEDIERIINQHPQILQNFVVPIPDSEFGHRPVVVIETQHPALTETLADWLTDKLAAFQRPVVCYLLPVQLKNGGIKISRQQVKQWVLEKWVISKVIYKPDDV from the coding sequence ATGTCATTAGCGGAATGGACGCAATGGCCGTGGCATCATTGGGCGATGCTCTACCCAGAGAAGCAGGCTGTCAGGCTGCATGAAGAGACGTTATCCTGGCGACAACTAGCGGAAAAAATCAACGCCATCGCTGCCCATTTTCACCAACAGGGGCTGTGGGAAAGTAGCAGTGTGATCCTGAGAGGAAAAAACAGTGCCGATCTCCTGCTGTGTTATCTCAGTGCATTGCAATGTGGTGCAAGAGTATTGCCACTGAATCCGCAACTCCCTGAGCCTTTGTTGGCAGAATTGCTTCCTCATCTGAACATGACATTTGTCATCGATTTTACCGATCCCCCTTCATCTGCTATTCAGGCGATTAAACTTGATTGGCAACCTGAATTATCTGTGATACCAGAGCAATGGGTGCCGTGGGATATCCATCGCCCTGCCAGTATGATTTTGACTTCGGGTACTTCTGGATTGCCCAAGGCAGCGGTTCACTCTATTGGGGCTCACCTTGCCAGTGCGCAGGGGCTTCTCTCCTGCATGGATTTTCAGCCAAATGACAGTTGGCTGTTTTCGCTCCCGTTGTTTCATGTTTCCGGTCAGGGCATTCTTTGGCGTTGGCTGCTGAAAGGTGCGGAATTGGTGTTGCGAGATCTGAATCCATTGGATCGTGCATTATCTGGTTGTACCCATGCGTCACTTGTACCAACCCAACTCTGGCGTTTGCTTGAACAATCGTTTGAACATGCACTCACTTTAAAAGCAGTGCTCTTGGGTGGAGCCATGATACCAACGGAATTGACTCAACAGGCCGAACAACTTGGTATTCATTGCTGGTGTGGCTATGGGCTGACAGAAATGGCGTCAACGGTCTGTGCAAAACGGGCAGATAGTTTATCAGGCGTGGGAAATCCACTACCGGGCAAAGATATTCGCTTGGTGGATGAGGATATTCAGATCCGCGCTGACAGCATCGCTCTGGGGTATTGGCTTGATGGAAAATTGAATCCACTGGCAGATACCGATGGCTGGTTTTCGACCCGTGACAGAGGAATATTTGAACAGGGCGAATTGCGTATTTTAGGGCGCCTCGACAATCAATTTTTCAGTGGGGGAGAGGGGATTCAGCCTGAAGATATAGAGCGGATTATTAACCAACATCCTCAGATTCTGCAAAATTTTGTTGTACCTATTCCTGATAGTGAATTTGGACATCGACCCGTTGTAGTGATTGAAACCCAACATCCTGCACTTACGGAAACACTTGCTGACTGGCTTACTGATAAGCTCGCAGCATTTCAACGCCCTGTGGTTTGTTATCTGCTGCCTGTACAATTGAAAAATGGTGGGATAAAAATTTCACGCCAGCAGGTCAAGCAATGGGTGCTGGAAAAATGGGTTATATCTAAAGTAATTTATAAACCTGATGATGTATAA
- the tyrP gene encoding tyrosine transporter TyrP — MKNRTIGSIFIVAGTTIGAGMLAMPLASAGVGFGTTLVMLVALWALMSYTALLLVEVYQYNEPDSGLGTIAKHYLGLKGQLLTGFSMLFLMYALTSAYISGAGELLTSSINEWTGSSFSLSTGVILFTLIAGAVVCIGTSSVDFINRIFFSAKLIFLILMLGLMMPHIHHVNLLSLPVEQGLVLSAIPVIFTSFGFHGSVPSIVRYMKGDIRKLRWIFIIGSAIPLAAYIFWQLGTLGSIAPTSFMGILAEKSGLDGLLSAIRHVVASPQTELSVRMFANLALVTSFLGVALGLFDFLADLFKRQDNIAGRFQTGLLTFVPPLIFALFYPKGFIMALGYAAAALSILALLLPSILVFKVRQQHKRQYRVFGGTPALVVVFLCGIILIAIQIGIVAGILPEVG; from the coding sequence GTGAAAAATCGCACTATTGGTAGTATTTTTATCGTCGCTGGAACGACAATTGGTGCGGGGATGCTGGCAATGCCACTGGCTTCGGCAGGTGTGGGTTTTGGAACAACACTGGTCATGTTAGTCGCCCTGTGGGCATTGATGAGTTATACAGCTCTCCTGCTAGTAGAAGTCTATCAATACAATGAGCCCGATTCTGGGCTGGGAACCATTGCAAAACACTATCTTGGTTTGAAAGGGCAATTATTGACCGGGTTCAGTATGCTGTTTCTGATGTATGCCTTAACATCCGCTTATATTAGTGGCGCGGGTGAATTACTAACCAGTAGCATTAATGAATGGACAGGTTCTTCATTCTCATTATCAACGGGCGTGATTTTATTCACTTTAATTGCCGGAGCCGTTGTCTGCATTGGAACCAGTTCCGTAGATTTTATCAACCGGATCTTTTTCAGCGCCAAACTGATCTTTCTGATACTGATGCTTGGCCTGATGATGCCCCACATTCACCATGTCAATTTGTTATCCCTGCCCGTTGAACAAGGCCTTGTGTTATCTGCGATTCCTGTCATTTTCACCTCATTTGGCTTCCATGGCAGCGTACCCAGCATCGTACGATATATGAAAGGAGATATCCGTAAATTACGCTGGATATTTATCATCGGTAGTGCCATTCCATTAGCAGCTTATATTTTCTGGCAATTGGGTACTTTGGGCAGCATTGCTCCTACCTCATTTATGGGAATATTAGCCGAAAAATCTGGTCTGGATGGTTTATTGAGCGCCATTCGTCATGTTGTAGCCTCTCCCCAGACAGAATTATCTGTCCGGATGTTTGCTAATCTGGCACTCGTGACATCCTTTTTAGGCGTTGCCTTAGGCTTATTTGATTTTCTGGCTGATCTGTTCAAACGTCAGGATAATATAGCAGGAAGGTTTCAGACAGGGTTGCTGACGTTTGTCCCCCCATTGATTTTTGCGTTGTTTTATCCCAAAGGGTTTATCATGGCTTTAGGCTATGCAGCTGCTGCACTGTCAATTTTAGCGCTGTTACTGCCGAGTATTCTGGTATTCAAAGTTCGTCAGCAGCATAAGCGCCAATATCGGGTCTTTGGCGGAACTCCCGCATTAGTTGTGGTTTTCCTCTGTGGTATCATTCTCATTGCCATTCAGATTGGCATTGTCGCTGGAATACTACCTGAGGTAGGGTAA
- the menC gene encoding o-succinylbenzoate synthase, translated as MRKATLYSFSLPMEAGIILRYQRLKTRDGFLVHLQENERHGWGEISPLPEFSHETLEQAKNAAVTWLQQWCQNEQGLTVEPEESEPPSVAFGISCALAELQGELPEEADYRKAPLCTGDPDDVILRLGNMTGQKIAKVKVGLYEAVRDGMVVDVLLEAVPDLQLRLDANRSWTRIKADDFAKYVNPDYRQRIAFLEEPCKTCEESLAFARDTGIAIAWDESVREAGFTVEAQEGVAAIVIKPMLVGSIVRCRQLVADAHQAGLEAVISSSIETSFGLTQLARLAHWLTPDTLPGLDTLDLIQSQLIRGWPESPIPCVVLDDLDTVWSNECH; from the coding sequence ATGCGGAAAGCGACCTTATATTCATTCAGCCTGCCCATGGAGGCAGGTATTATTTTGCGTTATCAACGCCTTAAAACCCGTGATGGCTTTCTGGTGCACTTGCAGGAAAATGAACGGCACGGTTGGGGGGAAATCTCCCCGCTACCCGAATTCAGTCATGAAACTCTGGAACAGGCCAAAAATGCTGCCGTGACATGGCTGCAACAGTGGTGTCAAAACGAACAGGGATTAACGGTAGAACCCGAAGAGAGTGAACCGCCTTCCGTGGCGTTTGGTATCAGTTGTGCCCTCGCTGAACTACAGGGTGAATTACCCGAAGAGGCTGATTATCGCAAAGCACCATTATGTACGGGAGATCCTGATGACGTGATTTTGCGTCTGGGAAATATGACTGGGCAAAAGATTGCTAAAGTGAAAGTCGGGCTGTATGAAGCGGTGCGGGATGGTATGGTGGTGGATGTCCTGCTGGAAGCCGTGCCTGATCTCCAGTTGCGGCTAGATGCGAATCGCAGTTGGACACGCATAAAAGCCGATGACTTCGCAAAATATGTCAATCCCGATTACCGGCAACGAATTGCTTTTCTTGAAGAACCTTGCAAAACCTGTGAAGAATCCCTGGCATTTGCCCGTGATACAGGAATTGCCATTGCATGGGATGAAAGCGTGCGTGAAGCGGGTTTCACGGTAGAAGCACAGGAAGGCGTTGCGGCCATTGTCATCAAACCGATGCTGGTTGGCAGTATTGTCCGCTGTCGTCAGTTAGTTGCAGACGCTCATCAGGCAGGGTTGGAAGCAGTAATCAGTTCCAGCATCGAAACCAGTTTTGGTTTGACACAGCTCGCCCGTCTCGCACATTGGCTGACACCCGATACCCTTCCCGGGCTGGATACGCTGGATCTGATTCAGTCACAACTTATCCGTGGCTGGCCAGAAAGTCCCATTCCTTGTGTGGTGCTAGATGATCTGGACACCGTATGGAGCAATGAATGTCATTAG
- a CDS encoding YfaZ family outer membrane protein: MKSFIAVSMASLFFVSGVANAISMNVQAGKHYTSTSVGLGDKSAGLSLNGNWTRSDHNGQIGSLGTAFALPVGPITASVGGKVLYLSPKEGKDGVALAAGAGLSWAVLPSLSLYGEAYGAPSGLTSGVDSYTEATGGIRYTLFKPLTVDAGYRVIDLQGKNGNRNNKVSEGFYIGAGFSF, translated from the coding sequence ATGAAAAGTTTCATTGCTGTCAGCATGGCCAGTTTGTTTTTTGTGTCTGGCGTGGCAAATGCAATTTCCATGAATGTACAGGCTGGAAAGCATTACACAAGTACATCTGTGGGGCTAGGTGATAAAAGTGCGGGATTATCTTTGAATGGAAACTGGACTCGCAGTGATCATAACGGTCAAATTGGTAGTTTAGGCACCGCTTTCGCTCTGCCTGTAGGCCCAATAACGGCAAGCGTTGGTGGTAAAGTGCTTTATCTGTCGCCAAAAGAAGGAAAAGATGGTGTTGCGTTAGCTGCGGGTGCCGGCCTTAGCTGGGCGGTGTTACCTTCCTTGTCACTATATGGTGAAGCTTATGGAGCACCATCAGGGCTGACATCAGGCGTTGATTCTTATACAGAGGCAACAGGGGGGATCCGTTATACTTTATTTAAGCCGCTGACTGTGGATGCAGGTTATCGTGTTATTGATCTGCAAGGCAAAAATGGTAACCGTAACAATAAAGTTTCAGAAGGTTTTTATATTGGGGCCGGCTTCAGCTTCTAA
- the menD gene encoding 2-succinyl-5-enolpyruvyl-6-hydroxy-3-cyclohexene-1-carboxylic-acid synthase codes for MSNSVLNRRWAELLLEALTRHGLRHVCIAPGSRSTPLTLSAAGNAKLICHTHFDERGLGYLALGLAKASKEPVAVIVTSGTAVANLYPSLIEAGLTGEQLVFLTADRPPELIDCGANQAIRQIGIFASHPTQALSLPRPTTEISASWLVSVVDNGMSNLKQGSLHINCPFAEPLYGNDVIAYQDWQQTLGEWWQGNQPWLRQSETYVTSTVRDWGLWQNKRGVVLTGRMNAEEGPLVAQWSRKMGWPLISDVLSQTGQPLPCADLWLNHPRVQEILAQAQLVIQFGSSLTGKRLLQWQAECQPEEFWIVDPIVGRLDPANHQGRKFTCYVADWLREHSADSTQESTSFGWADELTSWSEQALECVNARLDGKFGEAAVAYQLHRLLPEQGQLFVGNSLIVRLIDALGQLPAGYPVYSNRGASGIDGLIATAAGVQRATNKPTLAIIGDLSALYDLNSLTLLRDLSAPMILIVVNNNGGQIFSLLPTPEETRQRFYCMPQHVNFDHAAAMFGLNYVTPQSWSELKQRVKQAWEQKTTTLIELKVTDSEGVRCLQELRKQVAAL; via the coding sequence ATGTCAAACAGCGTACTTAACCGCCGTTGGGCGGAACTTCTATTGGAAGCACTGACCCGGCATGGATTGCGTCATGTTTGTATTGCCCCTGGTTCCCGATCCACGCCATTGACATTATCAGCCGCAGGGAACGCTAAACTGATCTGCCATACTCATTTTGATGAGCGGGGATTAGGGTATTTGGCGCTGGGTCTGGCGAAGGCGAGTAAAGAACCGGTTGCCGTTATCGTGACGTCAGGAACTGCGGTTGCCAACCTCTATCCCTCCTTGATTGAAGCCGGTCTGACAGGTGAGCAGCTGGTATTTCTCACTGCCGACAGGCCACCGGAATTAATTGATTGTGGTGCGAATCAGGCTATTCGCCAGATCGGTATTTTTGCCTCCCATCCCACTCAGGCGCTTTCACTGCCGCGGCCGACCACAGAAATTTCTGCCAGTTGGCTGGTCTCTGTCGTTGATAATGGCATGTCGAACTTAAAACAAGGGAGCCTGCATATTAATTGCCCGTTTGCTGAACCTTTGTATGGCAATGATGTGATCGCGTATCAAGATTGGCAACAAACATTGGGAGAATGGTGGCAGGGTAATCAACCGTGGCTTAGGCAGTCAGAAACTTATGTTACATCTACAGTGCGGGATTGGGGTTTGTGGCAGAACAAGCGGGGCGTTGTACTGACTGGCCGGATGAATGCAGAAGAAGGCCCGCTCGTTGCACAGTGGTCAAGAAAAATGGGCTGGCCACTGATCAGTGATGTGCTGTCCCAAACTGGGCAACCGTTGCCTTGTGCTGACTTATGGCTGAATCATCCCCGTGTTCAGGAAATTCTGGCACAGGCGCAATTGGTGATTCAATTCGGCTCCAGCCTGACTGGAAAAAGACTGTTGCAATGGCAGGCTGAATGTCAGCCGGAAGAATTCTGGATTGTTGATCCGATTGTCGGCAGGCTTGACCCAGCTAATCACCAAGGACGGAAATTTACTTGTTATGTGGCTGATTGGCTTCGGGAACATTCTGCTGACTCCACGCAAGAGTCTACTTCTTTTGGTTGGGCAGATGAATTGACTTCATGGTCAGAGCAAGCACTTGAATGTGTCAACGCCAGATTAGATGGAAAATTTGGTGAGGCGGCAGTGGCGTATCAACTGCATCGATTACTGCCAGAACAGGGGCAGTTGTTTGTCGGTAATAGTTTGATTGTCCGTCTGATTGATGCATTGGGGCAGCTCCCCGCAGGTTATCCGGTTTACAGCAATCGTGGTGCAAGTGGTATTGATGGGCTGATCGCAACAGCCGCAGGAGTACAAAGGGCAACGAACAAACCGACGCTGGCAATTATCGGCGATCTTTCAGCACTCTATGACTTAAACAGCCTGACTTTGCTGCGTGATCTTTCCGCACCGATGATATTGATTGTCGTCAATAACAATGGCGGTCAGATTTTTTCATTACTGCCTACACCAGAAGAAACGCGTCAGCGTTTTTACTGTATGCCGCAGCATGTCAATTTTGATCACGCTGCGGCTATGTTTGGTCTGAATTATGTGACGCCCCAAAGTTGGTCTGAATTAAAACAACGTGTTAAACAGGCGTGGGAACAAAAAACAACGACACTGATTGAATTAAAAGTCACAGACAGCGAAGGCGTGAGATGCTTGCAAGAGTTACGGAAACAGGTGGCTGCATTGTGA